One Streptomyces umbrinus genomic window, CTCCCTGGAGATGCCAGAAGGCGGCGTGACCGTCCTCGTGGGATCTTCCGGTTGCGGCAAGACGACCACCCTGCGAATGATCAACCGAATGGTCGACCCGACCTCCGGAACCATCCGGGTCGGCGGCCGCGACGTACTGGACCAGGACGCCGCCGACCTGCGCCGTTCCATCGGTTACGTCATCCAGCAGTCGGGCCTCTTCCCGCACCGCACGGTCCTCGACAACATCGCGACCGTGCCGCTGCTCCTCGGCCACGGCCGCCGCAAGGCACGGGCCCGGGCCGCCGAGCTCCTGGAGACGGTCGGCCTGACCGCCGAGTCCGGGAAGCGCTACCCGCACCAGCTCTCCGGCGGCCAGCAGCAGCGCGTCGGTGTGGCCCGCGCGCTCGCCGCCGACCCGCCGGTGCTCCTGATGGACGAGCCCTTCGGCGCGGTCGACCCGGTCGTGCGCACCCAGCTCCAGGACGAACTGCTGCGGCTCCAGAAGGAGTTGAGCAAGACGATCGTCTTCGTCACGCACGACATCGACGAGGCGGTACGGCTCGGCGACCAGATCGCGATCTTCCGTACCGGCGGCCACCTCGTCCAGTGCGCGACCCCCTCCGAGCTGCTGGCCCGCCCGGCGGACGACTTCGTCGCGGACTTCCTGGGCGCCGAGCGCGGCCTGAAGCTCCTGTCCCTGACGCCGCTCAAGGACATACCCCAGGCGCCGGCCCCCGAGGGCGGCACCTGGGAGCTGGCCCTCGACGCGGGCCGCAGGCCCCTGCACTGGCGCACCGGGGACACCGAACTCCCCGTACGGCCACTGCGCGACACCGACTCCCTGCTCGCCGCGCTCAACGAGTCCATCGCCTCCCCGACCGGACTCGTGGCCCGCGTCGACGCCGACGGCGCCCTCACCGGTGTGACCTCGCGCGACGAGATCCACCAGCACGCGGGCCAGGCCCACGCGGAAGCCCGGGTGGCCTCGTGACCATCGACTGGTCGTGGATAGGCGACCACACCGACGACCTCACCACCCTGACCGTCTCGCACCTCCAGGCGGCCCTGTCCGCAGTCTTCTTCGGCCTGCTGATCTCCCTCCCGCTGGCCGTGGTCGCCCACCGGATCCGCCCCCTGCGCGGCGTGCTGCTCGGCCTCTCGAACGTCCTCTTCACGATCCCGTCGATCGCGGTCTTCGTACTCCTGCTCCCGGTCTCAGGCCTGACCCGCACCACCACGGTCGTCGGCCTGACGATCTACACCCTCGTCGTCCTCCTGCGGAACACGGTCGAAGGCCTCGACTCGGTCCCCGCGAAGACGAAGGAGGCCGCGAAGGCCATGGGCACGCGCCCCCTGCGCGCCCTCCTCACGGTCGAGCTCCCCCTCGCACTCCCCGTGATCATGGCGGGCGTCCGTATCGCCACGGTCATGTCGATCTCACTGGTCTCCGTGGCCACGTACATCGGCGACGGCGGCCTCGGCCAGCTCTTCACGGACGGATTCCAGCGCAACTTCCCGACCCCTGTCATCGCCGGCGTCGTCCTGACGCTCCTGCTGGCCCTGGTCGCGGACGCTCTGCTGGTCGCCGTCCAGTACGTACTCACCCCGTGGACGAGGCGGCGAGCCTGACATGTACGAACTCTTCAAGGACCTCGGCGACTGGCTGGTCAGCGGCGAGCAGTGGACCGGCCCCGACGGCATCGGCCACCGCCTCGCCGAGCACCTCCAGTACTCCCTCCTCGCCACCCTCGTGGCCGCCGCGATCGCCCTCCCCGTGGGCCTGCTGATCGGCCACACCGGCCGCGGCGCGTTCCTCGCGATCAACCTCGCGTCCTTCGGCCGCGCCCTGCCCACCGTCGGCCTGGTCGTCCTCGTCTTCCTGGCGAGCGGCCTGTCGATGTGGCCGGTGTACGTGGCGCTGGTCGCCCTCGCCGTCCCGTCGATCGTGACCAACACGTACGCGGGCATGACCGCCGTCGACCCGGACGTGAAGGACGCGGCGCGCGGCCAGGGCATGCGCTGGCACCAGGTCCTCTTCCAGGTCGAACTGCCCCTGGCGCTCCCGCTGATCATGACGGGCCTGCGGCTGGCGCTGATCCAGGTGGTGGCCACGGCCACGATCGCGGCGTACGTGTCTTTCGGCGGGCTGGGCCGGTACGTGTTCGACGGGCTTGCGCAGCGGGACCTTGTGCAGGTGCTGGGTGGGGCGGTGCTGGTGGCTCTGGTCGCCGTTGTGCTCGACCTGGGGCTGAGCGGGCTGCAGCGGGTGCTGTTCCGTCATCGCCCCGCGTGAGCGCTGCCGCTGGCTGCAGTTCTGAATCTGCGGGCCGTCCGTGGCTGGTCGCGCAGTTCCCCGCGCCCCTGACGGGGCAACCCACGCTTAGGAGTTCCCACCCATGAATCGACGTACCCTCCTCGGCGGGCTGTTCGCCGCCGCGTCCGTTCCCGCTCTCGCCGCGTGCAGCAGCGGGATCACCTCGCTCGACGGCGGGGGCAGTGCCGGTGGCGGGGGCGGGTCCAGCAAGGACGGTGTCACCATCGGCACCGCCAACTTCACCGAGAACCAGGTGCTCGGCTTCCTCTACGCGGCCGTGCTGGAAGCCGCCGGTGTGAAGACGAAGGTCCGGCCCAACCTCGGCACCCGCGAGATCCTCATACCCGCGCTCAAGGGCGGCGACATCGACCTGCTCCCCGAGTACCAGGGAGCCCTCCTGCACTACCTCTCCCCCAAGGCAGAGGCGACGGAGGAGGGCGAGATGCAGAACGCCCTCGCGATGGCGCTGCCCGCCGGGCTCCAGGTCCTGCCGTACGGCATGGCCGAGGACTCCGACGCGTTCGTCGTCACCCGGGAGACGGCCGACAAGTACGGCCTGTCCTCCCTCGCCGACCTGAGGAAGGAGAACGGCGAGCTCGTCATCGGCGCCGCGCCCGAGGTGAAGAAGCGCGAGGTCGGCGCGGTGGGCCTGAAGGACGTGTACGGGGTGGAGTTCAAGGAGTTCAAGTCCCTCGACTCCTCCGGGCCGCTGGTGAAGGGCGCCCTGAAGAAGGGCGATGTGGACGTGGCGAACCTCTTCACCACCGACACCGACATCGTGGCCAACAAGTGGGTCGTCCTCACCGACCCCAAGAACCTCATCCCGGGCCAGCACATCGTCCCCCTCATAGCCGACCGCAAGGCCGACTCGACGGTCCGCAAGGCCCTCGCCGAGCTGGGCAACGTCCTCACCACCGCGGATCTGACCGAGCTGAACCGCCAGGTCGACAAGGACAAGAAGGACCCGGAGGACGTGGCGAACGCGTACGCGAAGGAGAAGGGTCTGACGAAGTAGGGCCCGCCGCGGCGGAACCCGCCGACGGCGGCCCCACCTGGTGGGGAACAACCCGACGACGACAGGGGGGCTAACCCCCGTGTCAACCGGGCTCCGCCTCTCTACCGTTGGACTATGACCGGTATGGAAGCCCGCGACGCCGAACTCAAGAAGGAACTCGACGCCACCTTGCACGCACGCAAGGAACTGGGCGAAGAGTACGAGTCCGCGCTGATCGACTCGTTCCTGGAAAAGGTCGAGCAGCGCCTGGACGGCGCGGTCGACCGCCGGGTGCGTCGTCAGCTCGCGGAACAGCAGATGGTGGTGGCCCGGGGCTCGCGCTCCCCGCAGGGATCCTCGGACTCCTTCGGCGAGCGCTTCGGCTTCGGCATCGTCTCGCTGGTCCTCGCGATCCCCCTGTCCGCGATCGGCGGCGGGGTCGCGGACCTGCCCGGCCTCCTGGTCGCCTGGGCAGGCATCGCGGGGGTCAACGTGGTCCAGGCCGCACGCA contains:
- a CDS encoding ABC transporter permease: MYELFKDLGDWLVSGEQWTGPDGIGHRLAEHLQYSLLATLVAAAIALPVGLLIGHTGRGAFLAINLASFGRALPTVGLVVLVFLASGLSMWPVYVALVALAVPSIVTNTYAGMTAVDPDVKDAARGQGMRWHQVLFQVELPLALPLIMTGLRLALIQVVATATIAAYVSFGGLGRYVFDGLAQRDLVQVLGGAVLVALVAVVLDLGLSGLQRVLFRHRPA
- a CDS encoding ABC transporter substrate-binding protein, yielding MNRRTLLGGLFAAASVPALAACSSGITSLDGGGSAGGGGGSSKDGVTIGTANFTENQVLGFLYAAVLEAAGVKTKVRPNLGTREILIPALKGGDIDLLPEYQGALLHYLSPKAEATEEGEMQNALAMALPAGLQVLPYGMAEDSDAFVVTRETADKYGLSSLADLRKENGELVIGAAPEVKKREVGAVGLKDVYGVEFKEFKSLDSSGPLVKGALKKGDVDVANLFTTDTDIVANKWVVLTDPKNLIPGQHIVPLIADRKADSTVRKALAELGNVLTTADLTELNRQVDKDKKDPEDVANAYAKEKGLTK
- a CDS encoding ABC transporter ATP-binding protein, whose product is MIQFDAVHKRFPNGTTAVHDLSLEMPEGGVTVLVGSSGCGKTTTLRMINRMVDPTSGTIRVGGRDVLDQDAADLRRSIGYVIQQSGLFPHRTVLDNIATVPLLLGHGRRKARARAAELLETVGLTAESGKRYPHQLSGGQQQRVGVARALAADPPVLLMDEPFGAVDPVVRTQLQDELLRLQKELSKTIVFVTHDIDEAVRLGDQIAIFRTGGHLVQCATPSELLARPADDFVADFLGAERGLKLLSLTPLKDIPQAPAPEGGTWELALDAGRRPLHWRTGDTELPVRPLRDTDSLLAALNESIASPTGLVARVDADGALTGVTSRDEIHQHAGQAHAEARVAS
- a CDS encoding ABC transporter permease, which encodes MTIDWSWIGDHTDDLTTLTVSHLQAALSAVFFGLLISLPLAVVAHRIRPLRGVLLGLSNVLFTIPSIAVFVLLLPVSGLTRTTTVVGLTIYTLVVLLRNTVEGLDSVPAKTKEAAKAMGTRPLRALLTVELPLALPVIMAGVRIATVMSISLVSVATYIGDGGLGQLFTDGFQRNFPTPVIAGVVLTLLLALVADALLVAVQYVLTPWTRRRA